A part of Synechococcus sp. KORDI-49 genomic DNA contains:
- the rpsD gene encoding 30S ribosomal protein S4 has protein sequence MSRYRGPRLRITRRLGDLPGLTRKAAKRSYPPGQHGQARRKRSEYAIRLEEKQKLRFNYGVSERQLVRYVKKARAQEGSTGTNLLKLLENRLDNVCFRLGFGPTVPGARQLVNHGHVMVNGRVTDIASYQCKTGDVIAIRERKGSKKLAEGNLEFPGLANIPPHMELDKTKLTAKIVGKCEREWVALEINELLVVEYYSRKV, from the coding sequence ATGTCTCGATACCGCGGCCCTCGTCTGAGGATCACGCGGCGCTTGGGAGACCTTCCCGGTCTCACCCGGAAGGCCGCAAAGCGGTCCTATCCCCCCGGTCAGCACGGCCAAGCCCGTCGCAAGCGCTCTGAATACGCGATCCGACTCGAAGAAAAGCAGAAACTCCGCTTCAACTACGGGGTCTCCGAACGCCAGCTGGTGCGTTACGTGAAGAAAGCCCGTGCCCAGGAAGGTTCCACCGGAACCAACCTGCTCAAGCTTCTGGAGAACAGGCTCGACAACGTCTGTTTCCGTCTCGGCTTCGGCCCCACCGTTCCCGGTGCCCGCCAGCTGGTGAACCACGGCCACGTGATGGTGAACGGCCGCGTCACCGACATCGCCAGTTACCAGTGCAAAACCGGTGATGTGATCGCGATTCGCGAACGCAAGGGCAGCAAGAAACTGGCCGAAGGCAACCTGGAATTCCCAGGCCTGGCCAACATTCCGCCCCACATGGAGCTGGACAAGACCAAGCTCACAGCCAAGATCGTTGGCAAGTGTGAGCGCGAATGGGTCGCCCTCGAAATCAACGAACTGCTGGTGGTGGAGTACTACTCCAGAAAGGTCTGA
- a CDS encoding mechanosensitive ion channel family protein: MEGLNRAELFKDAQFLQTPEGLLGGTVVLLLFWLLLRLLERWGTSSWSPVIRAVRRPLVLGFGLALFVGWIFGLLAHNLSALTERDVARLTTSIVLIVIGRALIVGGLKFLHSATFNRWLMREIENERERAMMVSLLDRIYSIVIVLVTFAAIMVAFGVSPTAVGAVLGGAGIGIGFGTQQISQNFLSGLMLFFNRPFAEGDWIKVSSFEGTVERIGWYHTRICTFDQRPLFIPNALFATTPIENPGRMYHRRIYEEISLRYEDLGCVSQIVRDVKQMLQQHPAIDQSKTILVNFNQWGSSSINVMIYAFTKTTDWSLWLDQQQDVFLKVADIVKAAGADFAFPSTTLYASPGFQSLQAAAPRPDTEQ, encoded by the coding sequence ATGGAAGGTCTGAACCGGGCTGAACTGTTCAAGGACGCCCAGTTTCTGCAGACGCCGGAGGGTCTGCTGGGCGGCACCGTGGTGCTGCTTCTGTTCTGGTTGCTGCTGCGTCTGCTCGAGCGCTGGGGGACATCCTCGTGGTCTCCGGTGATCCGCGCGGTGCGACGTCCGCTGGTGCTTGGGTTCGGATTGGCGTTGTTCGTCGGCTGGATCTTCGGTCTGCTTGCCCACAATCTGTCTGCTCTCACGGAGCGCGATGTGGCGCGATTGACCACCTCGATCGTGCTGATCGTGATTGGCCGTGCTCTCATCGTGGGCGGCCTGAAGTTTCTCCATTCCGCCACATTCAATCGCTGGCTGATGCGGGAGATTGAGAACGAGCGGGAGCGGGCGATGATGGTATCGCTGCTCGATCGTATTTACAGCATTGTGATTGTTCTGGTCACATTTGCAGCGATCATGGTGGCCTTCGGTGTGTCTCCTACAGCTGTGGGGGCGGTTCTCGGCGGTGCGGGCATCGGGATCGGCTTTGGCACGCAGCAGATCTCCCAGAACTTTCTCTCCGGTCTGATGTTGTTCTTCAACCGTCCTTTTGCAGAGGGTGACTGGATCAAGGTGTCGAGCTTCGAAGGCACTGTGGAGCGGATTGGCTGGTATCACACACGCATTTGCACATTTGATCAGCGTCCTCTGTTCATTCCCAACGCATTGTTTGCTACAACGCCGATTGAGAATCCAGGGCGGATGTATCACCGTCGGATCTATGAGGAAATCAGTCTGCGCTATGAAGATCTCGGCTGTGTCTCTCAGATCGTCCGTGATGTGAAGCAGATGCTGCAACAGCATCCTGCGATCGATCAGAGCAAGACGATCCTGGTGAATTTCAATCAGTGGGGCAGCTCATCGATCAACGTGATGATCTATGCCTTCACCAAGACCACGGATTGGTCTCTGTGGCTGGATCAGCAACAGGATGTGTTTCTGAAGGTGGCCGACATCGTGAAGGCGGCTGGGGCTGATTTCGCCTTCCCTTCCACCACGCTGTACGCCTCCCCTGGCTTTCAGTCGCTGCAGGCCGCCGCGCCTCGCCCGGACACAGAACAGTGA
- a CDS encoding UDP-N-acetylmuramoyl-L-alanyl-D-glutamate--2,6-diaminopimelate ligase, producing MGQTLHALLRQVAWQIPEGLPDPLLQQITCDSRAVQDGTLFLGLPGERVDGGRFWRQALEAGAAAAVIGPSAAAVLPPAAHEPVVVVGEPVARQLGELAAAFWEQPSSRLALIGVTGTNGKTTTTHLIEHLATAIGTPTALFGTLVNRWPGHSITATHTTGFADRLQGQLAAAASAGAQLGAMEVSSHALAQQRVAGCRFAAAVFTNLTQDHLDYHASMQAYFEAKAALFADPLLQSGPARAVVNSDDPWGLQLAERLGDRCWRSSLSDPGAELRMSDLEMTARGVRGRLITPLGEGPFVSPLLGRFNLMNLLQAVGVLVQCQLPLMPLLEAIEGFRGVPGRMERVLLPGADAHALPTVLVDYAHTPDGLENALAASRPFSRGRLICVFGCGGDRDRGKRPQMASIAARLADRVVVTSDNPRTEDPQRILEDVVAGIPDGTDSLVEGDRAAAIAAAIAAAAPEDLVLVAGKGHEDYQILGTDKVHFDDREEAENALRARLHGSESEQIGAV from the coding sequence ATGGGCCAGACGCTGCACGCCCTGCTGCGCCAGGTCGCTTGGCAGATCCCCGAGGGATTGCCGGATCCGCTGCTTCAGCAGATCACCTGCGACTCCCGGGCGGTGCAGGACGGCACCCTGTTCCTGGGATTGCCTGGAGAGCGTGTGGATGGGGGGCGGTTCTGGCGTCAGGCTCTCGAGGCGGGAGCTGCGGCGGCGGTGATCGGTCCTTCAGCGGCGGCGGTGCTGCCGCCAGCGGCCCATGAGCCGGTGGTGGTGGTGGGCGAGCCGGTGGCCCGTCAGCTGGGAGAACTGGCAGCGGCCTTCTGGGAGCAGCCCAGCTCGCGACTGGCCCTGATCGGTGTCACCGGCACCAATGGCAAAACCACCACCACCCATCTGATCGAGCATCTGGCGACGGCCATCGGTACCCCCACGGCCCTGTTCGGCACGTTGGTGAATCGCTGGCCTGGCCACAGCATCACGGCCACCCACACCACCGGCTTCGCCGATCGTCTGCAGGGGCAGTTGGCCGCCGCCGCCAGCGCCGGGGCTCAGCTTGGGGCGATGGAGGTCAGTTCCCATGCCCTGGCTCAGCAGCGGGTGGCCGGTTGCCGTTTCGCCGCTGCGGTGTTCACCAACCTCACCCAGGACCATCTCGACTATCACGCCTCGATGCAGGCTTATTTCGAGGCGAAGGCGGCCCTGTTCGCCGATCCCCTGCTGCAGTCAGGACCGGCCCGCGCGGTGGTGAACAGCGATGATCCCTGGGGTCTGCAGCTGGCGGAACGGCTTGGGGATCGCTGCTGGCGCAGTTCCCTCAGCGATCCCGGGGCGGAGCTGCGCATGAGCGATCTGGAGATGACGGCTCGTGGGGTGCGCGGCCGGTTGATCACCCCGCTGGGGGAGGGGCCGTTCGTCTCGCCGCTGCTGGGTCGTTTCAATCTGATGAACCTGCTGCAGGCGGTGGGTGTGCTGGTGCAGTGCCAGTTGCCGCTGATGCCCTTGCTGGAGGCGATCGAAGGATTCCGCGGCGTGCCGGGGCGGATGGAGCGGGTGCTGCTGCCGGGTGCCGATGCGCACGCACTGCCCACGGTGCTGGTCGATTACGCCCATACCCCCGATGGTCTGGAGAATGCCCTGGCGGCTTCGCGTCCCTTCAGCCGCGGTCGGTTGATCTGCGTGTTCGGCTGTGGTGGCGACCGGGATCGCGGCAAGCGTCCTCAGATGGCGTCGATCGCGGCACGGCTGGCGGATCGGGTGGTGGTCACCTCCGACAACCCGCGCACCGAAGACCCGCAACGGATCCTGGAGGATGTGGTGGCGGGGATCCCGGACGGTACCGACAGCCTGGTGGAGGGCGATCGGGCAGCGGCGATCGCGGCGGCGATTGCGGCGGCAGCACCGGAGGATCTGGTGCTGGTGGCGGGCAAAGGCCATGAGGATTACCAGATCCTCGGCACCGACAAGGTGCACTTCGATGATCGCGAGGAGGCCGAGAACGCTCTTCGGGCCAGGCTGCACGGGTCAGAATCAGAGCAGATTGGCGCTGTCTGA
- a CDS encoding aminotransferase class V-fold PLP-dependent enzyme, with protein MGDTSSNPTAHSSLTWKQLCPALQNKTYFNYGGQGPLPTPSLEAITASWKRIQELGPFTTDVWPFIAAEVNSTRRRLAELCGVPPHRLALSENVTSGCVLPLWGLPFDADDRLLISDCEHPGVVAACVELARRQGLSIDSLPVKHLRGDQPSTDAGLAEALEQSLTPRTRLVVLSHLLWNTGQIMPIAAVAERLHQHPRKPYLLVDAAQSFGQIPVAEAAARADIYAFTGHKWACGPEGLGGVALSQRVLEQGQPTLIGWRSLRDESKADLSSADPFHHDSRRFEVATSCVPLMAGLRSSLDLMEQHGHAEARWQRIQTLSSDLWQGLSALAAVSPLLNQPPASGLVSFQISNAPAPADLVQQLGRDGIWIRDLADPSCLRACTHISTSNEEIDRLITALSTIS; from the coding sequence ATGGGTGACACGAGCTCCAACCCGACCGCACACAGCTCTCTGACCTGGAAACAGCTTTGCCCTGCCCTGCAGAACAAGACCTACTTCAACTACGGCGGCCAGGGCCCGCTGCCGACCCCATCACTGGAGGCCATCACCGCCAGCTGGAAGCGCATCCAGGAGCTGGGTCCCTTCACCACGGATGTGTGGCCGTTCATCGCCGCCGAGGTCAACAGCACCCGCCGCCGGCTGGCAGAGCTCTGCGGCGTTCCCCCCCATCGGCTGGCCCTGAGTGAAAACGTCACCAGCGGATGCGTACTGCCGCTCTGGGGGCTGCCGTTTGATGCCGACGACCGCCTGCTGATCAGCGACTGCGAGCACCCGGGGGTGGTGGCGGCCTGCGTGGAGCTGGCCCGCCGCCAGGGTCTGTCGATCGACAGCCTGCCGGTGAAGCACCTGCGCGGCGACCAACCCTCCACCGATGCGGGATTGGCCGAAGCCCTGGAGCAGTCGCTCACCCCCCGCACCCGCCTGGTGGTGCTCAGCCATCTGCTCTGGAACACCGGACAGATCATGCCGATCGCCGCTGTGGCGGAACGGCTTCACCAGCACCCCCGGAAGCCCTACCTGCTGGTGGACGCCGCCCAGAGCTTCGGGCAGATCCCCGTGGCCGAGGCGGCCGCCAGGGCAGACATCTACGCCTTCACCGGCCACAAGTGGGCCTGCGGCCCGGAAGGACTGGGGGGCGTGGCCCTCTCGCAACGGGTGCTGGAGCAGGGGCAACCCACGCTGATCGGATGGCGCAGCCTGCGGGACGAGAGCAAGGCGGACCTCAGCAGCGCGGATCCGTTTCACCACGACAGTCGCCGCTTCGAGGTGGCCACCAGCTGCGTCCCTCTGATGGCAGGCCTGCGCAGCTCCCTGGACCTGATGGAGCAGCACGGCCATGCGGAGGCGCGCTGGCAGCGGATCCAGACCCTCAGCAGCGATCTATGGCAAGGGTTGTCCGCCCTGGCGGCAGTGAGCCCACTGCTCAATCAGCCGCCGGCGAGCGGACTGGTGAGCTTTCAGATCAGCAACGCTCCCGCGCCGGCAGACCTGGTGCAGCAACTGGGGCGTGACGGCATCTGGATCCGAGACCTCGCCGACCCGAGCTGCCTGCGGGCCTGCACCCACATCAGCACCAGCAACGAGGAGATCGACCGACTGATCACCGCATTAAGCACAATATCGTGA
- a CDS encoding gamma-glutamylcyclotransferase family protein — protein sequence MRQLPQQHHDPQDGHRAQDARGDSRSERSGAGALSPHTSDSDILFVYGSLRAGGSAHHLLNGSTRNPDGVLEAAELVERDGYPMLRAGHGRVCGEVYAIPAQLWPALDAWEEVPGVYQRRRRTLLDGRRVWVYEAP from the coding sequence CTGCGGCAGCTGCCCCAGCAGCACCATGACCCTCAAGATGGGCATCGAGCGCAAGATGCGCGAGGCGATTCCCGAAGTGAGCGAAGTGGTGCAGGTGCTCTGAGCCCCCACACGTCTGATTCCGACATCCTGTTCGTCTACGGCAGCCTCAGGGCCGGCGGCAGCGCCCATCACCTGCTGAACGGTTCCACACGCAATCCCGATGGCGTGCTGGAGGCGGCCGAACTGGTGGAGCGTGATGGCTACCCGATGCTGCGCGCCGGACACGGCCGGGTGTGCGGCGAGGTCTACGCGATTCCAGCGCAGCTCTGGCCGGCACTGGATGCCTGGGAGGAGGTGCCCGGCGTCTACCAGCGCCGCCGGCGCACCTTGTTGGATGGACGCCGGGTATGGGTCTACGAAGCGCCCTGA
- a CDS encoding glutaredoxin family protein, whose translation MSSLVLYSRRGCCLCEGLEARLRNLDLAALDLELQVIDIDAVAVSPVLKARYDLEVPVLALADQELPRVSPRLDGEGLFNWLQRRLSNPDGPP comes from the coding sequence ATGTCTTCGCTGGTTCTCTACAGCCGCCGGGGGTGTTGCCTCTGCGAAGGACTGGAGGCGCGGCTGCGGAACCTGGATCTGGCTGCGCTGGATCTGGAGCTGCAGGTGATCGACATCGATGCCGTTGCGGTGTCGCCGGTGCTGAAGGCCCGCTACGACCTGGAGGTGCCCGTGCTGGCGCTCGCTGATCAAGAGCTGCCACGGGTGTCGCCGCGGTTGGACGGCGAGGGCCTGTTCAACTGGTTGCAACGCCGCCTGTCCAACCCGGACGGCCCGCCTTAG
- a CDS encoding DUF4079 domain-containing protein, which produces MTSTDWLWILHPALAVVVIYPLLGMVVRLAWSIRRERSAGAGRQHGDLGRWLATAVVLLVLTALTVVIATKEPPDRFAGGPARAAELLLVLLGTLGSLLALWRCRPAAGRLGFALLSWAGVLLLGAQPEVWRLSDDPLSLAFWQSHYWAGVGLTGLMLFSLGAWPEIQRQRRLRRLHVSASVLAALLFSLQGITGTRDLLEIPLSWQKPAVYACDFTAKTCPPPAQGAS; this is translated from the coding sequence ATGACGTCAACCGACTGGCTCTGGATCCTGCATCCGGCCCTGGCCGTGGTCGTGATCTATCCCTTGCTCGGGATGGTGGTGCGGCTTGCCTGGTCGATCCGGCGGGAACGGTCTGCAGGTGCAGGCCGGCAGCACGGTGACCTCGGCCGCTGGCTGGCGACAGCGGTGGTGCTGCTGGTGCTCACGGCCCTGACGGTGGTGATCGCCACCAAGGAGCCTCCGGACCGCTTCGCCGGCGGTCCTGCGCGGGCAGCGGAGTTGCTGCTGGTGCTGCTCGGAACACTGGGCAGCCTTCTGGCGCTCTGGCGCTGCCGCCCCGCAGCAGGACGGCTGGGTTTTGCGCTGCTCAGCTGGGCTGGGGTGCTGCTGCTCGGCGCTCAGCCGGAGGTCTGGCGGCTGTCGGACGATCCCCTCTCGCTCGCGTTCTGGCAATCCCATTACTGGGCTGGTGTGGGGCTCACCGGGCTGATGCTCTTCTCCCTGGGGGCATGGCCGGAGATCCAGCGCCAGCGAAGGCTGCGGCGCCTGCATGTGAGCGCTTCGGTGCTGGCAGCGCTGCTGTTCTCACTGCAGGGCATCACCGGCACCCGTGACCTGCTGGAGATTCCGCTCAGCTGGCAGAAACCGGCGGTCTATGCCTGCGATTTCACGGCGAAAACCTGTCCGCCCCCGGCTCAGGGCGCTTCGTAG
- a CDS encoding malate:quinone oxidoreductase, whose translation MQHDGSLLTADRYDAVLVGAGIMSATLAALLHELDPGLRLLLVERLEAPALESSGAGNNAGTGHAANCELNYTPRQADGTVATAKAVAINAAFERSLEFWGSLSERGQLNAQTFLHQAAHISAVWTEENIAFLRQRFSQLRELPAFAAMRWSEEPAELMEWMPLVMAGRDLKQPVAATRIERGTDVDFGALTRAYLLPLQASGALTVQYGCEVRDLKRLRKSDMTEADWQLILKGPSGRREVRAPFVFLGAGGGALPLLQRSGIPEAADFAGFPVSGLWLVCGDGQLADKQLAKVYGKAAVGAPPMSVPHLDTRWIDGRRSLLFGPFAGFSSKFLKQGSLLDLPGSVRATNLLPMLQVGATNIDLVRYLINQLRQSPEQRHEALQQFMPTARAQDWTLSVAGQRVQIIKRSKQGGRLQLGTEVVASSDGSLAALLGASPGASTAVTIMLEVLERCFPQRLASEHWQQRLQALLPSYGEDPIADPAVLQSMRQRSNSLLDLKA comes from the coding sequence GTGCAGCACGACGGTTCCCTTCTCACGGCCGACCGCTACGACGCGGTGCTCGTCGGGGCCGGCATCATGAGCGCCACCCTGGCAGCGCTGCTGCATGAGCTGGATCCGGGGCTGCGGCTGCTGCTGGTGGAGCGGCTGGAGGCCCCGGCCCTGGAGAGCAGTGGGGCCGGGAACAACGCCGGCACCGGCCATGCCGCCAACTGTGAGCTGAACTACACGCCGCGGCAGGCGGACGGCACGGTGGCCACGGCCAAGGCGGTGGCGATCAATGCCGCCTTCGAGCGCAGCCTGGAGTTCTGGGGGTCGCTGAGTGAGCGCGGCCAGCTGAACGCGCAGACGTTCCTGCATCAGGCGGCTCACATCAGTGCGGTGTGGACCGAGGAGAACATCGCCTTCCTGCGGCAGCGCTTCAGCCAGCTGCGGGAGCTGCCGGCGTTCGCGGCGATGCGCTGGAGCGAGGAGCCCGCCGAACTGATGGAGTGGATGCCGCTGGTGATGGCGGGCCGGGACCTGAAGCAACCGGTGGCGGCCACGCGGATCGAACGGGGCACCGATGTGGACTTCGGCGCCCTCACCCGGGCCTACCTGCTGCCGTTGCAGGCCAGTGGCGCTCTCACCGTTCAGTACGGCTGCGAGGTGCGGGATCTGAAGCGCCTGCGCAAAAGCGACATGACCGAGGCCGACTGGCAGCTGATCCTCAAGGGCCCCTCCGGTCGCCGCGAAGTGCGGGCCCCCTTCGTGTTCCTCGGTGCCGGTGGCGGCGCCCTGCCGCTGCTGCAGCGCTCCGGCATCCCGGAGGCGGCGGATTTCGCCGGTTTTCCCGTAAGTGGGCTGTGGCTGGTGTGCGGCGACGGTCAGCTGGCGGACAAGCAGCTGGCGAAGGTGTACGGCAAGGCGGCGGTGGGGGCGCCACCGATGTCGGTGCCCCATCTCGACACCCGCTGGATCGACGGCCGCCGTTCGCTGCTGTTCGGGCCGTTCGCCGGTTTCAGCAGCAAGTTCCTGAAGCAGGGCTCGCTGCTGGATCTGCCGGGATCCGTGCGGGCCACCAACCTGCTGCCGATGCTGCAGGTGGGCGCCACCAATATCGATCTGGTGCGGTACCTGATCAATCAGCTGCGCCAGAGCCCGGAGCAGCGCCATGAGGCGCTGCAGCAGTTCATGCCCACGGCCCGGGCGCAGGACTGGACCCTTTCCGTGGCCGGCCAGCGGGTGCAGATCATCAAGCGCAGCAAGCAGGGCGGGCGGCTGCAGCTGGGCACCGAGGTGGTGGCCTCCAGTGATGGGTCGCTGGCGGCTTTGCTGGGGGCCTCCCCCGGCGCCAGCACGGCGGTAACGATCATGCTGGAGGTGCTGGAGCGCTGCTTCCCGCAGCGGCTGGCCTCGGAGCACTGGCAGCAACGGCTGCAGGCCCTGCTGCCCAGCTACGGCGAGGATCCGATTGCCGACCCGGCCGTGCTGCAGAGCATGCGGCAGCGCAGCAACAGCCTGCTGGACCTGAAGGCCTAG
- a CDS encoding multidrug efflux SMR transporter, which produces MNNPWTLLLLAISAEVIGTSCLRLSQGMTRPLPTLLVFSAYAIAMALLSKVVLRIPLGMTYALWSGIGTVAIVLVGRFAYSQLLSPAQLIGIGLITAGVVLVNLGQ; this is translated from the coding sequence ATGAACAATCCCTGGACGCTGCTGTTGCTGGCGATCAGCGCCGAGGTGATCGGCACCTCCTGCCTGCGCCTTTCCCAGGGCATGACGCGGCCTCTGCCCACGCTGCTGGTGTTCTCCGCCTACGCCATCGCCATGGCCCTGCTCTCGAAGGTGGTGCTCAGGATTCCCCTGGGCATGACCTATGCCCTGTGGAGCGGCATCGGCACCGTGGCGATCGTGCTGGTGGGCCGCTTCGCCTACAGCCAGCTGCTCAGTCCGGCCCAGCTGATCGGCATCGGCCTGATCACCGCCGGCGTGGTGCTGGTGAATCTGGGCCAGTGA
- a CDS encoding NifU family protein — protein sequence MSTETMALTHENVEKVLDELRPFLMADGGNVEVVELDGPIVKVRLQGACGSCPSSTMTLKMGIERKMREAIPEVSEVVQVL from the coding sequence ATGAGCACCGAAACCATGGCCCTCACCCACGAGAACGTGGAGAAGGTGCTCGATGAGCTGCGGCCCTTCCTGATGGCCGACGGCGGCAACGTTGAAGTGGTGGAGCTGGATGGCCCGATCGTGAAGGTGCGGCTGCAGGGAGCCTGCGGCAGCTGCCCCAGCAGCACCATGACCCTCAAGATGGGCATCGAGCGCAAGATGCGCGAGGCGATTCCCGAAGTGAGCGAAGTGGTGCAGGTGCTCTGA
- the lepA gene encoding translation elongation factor 4 yields MTDAPVSRIRNFCIIAHIDHGKSTLADRLLQDTGTVANRDMQDQFLDNMELERERGITIKLQAARMNYTAADGEEYVLNLIDTPGHVDFSYEVSRSLQACEGALLVVDASQGVEAQTLANVYLALDNDLEIIPVLNKIDLPGADPDRIKEEIEAIIGLDCSNAISCSAKTGLGVPEILQAVVDRVPPPKDAVEEPTKALIFDSYYDPYRGVIVYFRVMSGRISCKDKVLLMASQKTYELDEIGIMAPDQRKMNELHAGEVGYLAASIKAVADARVGDTITLLNAPAEEPLPGYTEAKPMVFCGLFPTEADQYPDLRDALDKLQLSDAALKYEPETSSAMGFGFRCGFLGLLHMEIVQERLEREYDLDLIVTAPSVIYKVNLIDGSEVMIDNPATLPDPQKRESIEEPYVKMEIYAPNEYNGALMGLCQERRGEYIDMKYITTDRVTLIYELPLAEVVTDFFDQMKTRTQGYASMEYHLIGYRRNQLVRLDVLINGDRADALTTIVHQDKAYNVGKALVEKLKELIPRQQFKIPIQASIGSRIIASTSISAIRKDVLAKCYGGDISRKKKLLKKQAKGKKRMKAMGKVDVPQEAFMAVLKLNEGGG; encoded by the coding sequence ATGACCGACGCCCCCGTCTCACGGATCCGCAACTTCTGCATCATTGCCCATATCGATCACGGCAAGTCGACCCTGGCCGACCGGCTGCTGCAGGACACGGGCACGGTGGCCAACCGCGACATGCAGGACCAGTTCCTCGACAACATGGAATTGGAGCGGGAGCGGGGCATCACGATCAAGCTCCAGGCCGCCCGGATGAACTACACGGCGGCGGATGGGGAGGAGTACGTCCTCAACCTGATCGATACCCCCGGGCACGTCGACTTTTCCTATGAGGTGAGCCGCAGCCTGCAGGCCTGCGAAGGCGCCCTGCTGGTGGTGGATGCCAGCCAGGGGGTGGAAGCGCAGACCCTGGCCAACGTCTACCTGGCGCTGGACAACGATCTTGAGATCATCCCGGTGCTCAACAAGATCGACCTGCCCGGAGCCGATCCCGATCGGATCAAGGAAGAGATCGAGGCGATCATCGGCCTGGATTGCAGCAATGCCATTTCCTGTTCCGCCAAGACCGGCCTCGGGGTGCCCGAGATCCTGCAGGCGGTGGTGGATCGGGTGCCGCCGCCGAAGGATGCGGTGGAGGAGCCCACCAAGGCGTTGATCTTCGACTCCTACTACGACCCCTACCGGGGGGTGATCGTCTACTTCCGGGTGATGAGCGGCCGCATCAGCTGCAAAGACAAGGTGCTGCTGATGGCCAGCCAGAAGACCTATGAACTCGACGAGATCGGGATCATGGCGCCGGATCAGAGGAAGATGAACGAGCTGCATGCCGGCGAGGTGGGCTACCTGGCGGCGTCGATCAAGGCGGTGGCCGATGCCCGTGTCGGCGACACGATCACGCTGCTGAACGCTCCAGCCGAGGAGCCGTTGCCCGGCTACACCGAGGCCAAGCCGATGGTGTTCTGCGGCCTGTTTCCCACCGAGGCCGATCAGTACCCGGATCTGCGCGATGCCCTCGACAAGCTGCAGCTCTCCGATGCGGCGTTGAAGTACGAGCCGGAAACCAGCAGTGCCATGGGTTTCGGCTTCCGCTGCGGTTTCCTCGGCCTCCTGCACATGGAGATCGTGCAGGAACGGCTCGAGCGTGAGTACGACCTCGATCTGATCGTCACCGCACCGTCGGTGATCTACAAGGTGAACCTGATCGATGGCAGCGAGGTGATGATCGACAACCCGGCGACGCTGCCGGATCCGCAGAAGCGGGAGTCGATCGAAGAGCCCTACGTGAAGATGGAGATCTATGCGCCGAACGAGTACAACGGTGCGCTGATGGGCCTCTGCCAGGAACGGCGCGGGGAGTACATCGACATGAAGTACATCACCACCGATCGGGTGACGTTGATCTACGAGTTACCGCTGGCGGAGGTGGTGACCGATTTCTTCGATCAGATGAAGACGCGCACCCAGGGCTACGCCTCGATGGAATACCACCTGATCGGCTACCGCCGGAATCAGCTGGTGCGCCTCGATGTGCTGATCAACGGTGATCGGGCTGATGCCCTCACCACGATTGTTCACCAGGACAAGGCCTACAACGTGGGCAAGGCGCTGGTGGAGAAGCTCAAGGAACTGATCCCCCGCCAGCAGTTCAAGATTCCGATCCAGGCCTCGATCGGCAGCCGCATCATTGCCTCCACCAGCATCAGTGCCATCCGCAAGGACGTGCTGGCCAAGTGCTACGGCGGCGATATTTCGCGGAAGAAGAAACTGCTGAAGAAACAAGCCAAGGGCAAGAAGCGGATGAAGGCCATGGGCAAGGTGGATGTGCCGCAGGAGGCCTTTATGGCGGTGCTGAAGCTGAATGAAGGGGGTGGGTGA
- the yidD gene encoding membrane protein insertion efficiency factor YidD, whose protein sequence is MHESTTVSGSPLSAVIAAFNQALAWVLLALIGFYRRFISPLTGPRCRFIPTCSAYGLEAIQKHGPWRGSWLTIKRLLRCTPLTPCGCDPVPD, encoded by the coding sequence ATGCACGAATCGACCACTGTATCCGGCAGCCCTCTCAGTGCTGTCATCGCGGCGTTCAATCAGGCGCTGGCCTGGGTGTTGCTCGCCTTGATCGGCTTCTACAGGCGCTTCATCTCGCCGCTCACCGGCCCTCGCTGCCGTTTCATCCCCACCTGCAGCGCCTACGGACTGGAGGCGATTCAGAAGCACGGACCCTGGCGCGGCAGCTGGCTCACGATCAAACGTCTGCTGCGCTGCACTCCGCTCACGCCCTGCGGCTGCGATCCGGTGCCCGACTGA